The following are from one region of the Synechococcus sp. CBW1108 genome:
- a CDS encoding TA system VapC family ribonuclease toxin, translating into MGRALLDINVLIALLDQGHLLHRPATRWLEGQLEQGWATCPITENGVVRIIAQPAYPNAQPAALVAARLAEACSHSSHMFWPEPISLLQEGLIRWERLLGPRQITDAYLLALAASQGGRFASFDQRITLEVVPSAEAHHLCLIPCS; encoded by the coding sequence ATGGGCCGGGCCCTGCTCGACATCAACGTGCTGATCGCCCTGCTGGATCAGGGCCATCTGCTGCATCGGCCCGCCACCCGCTGGCTGGAGGGGCAGCTCGAGCAAGGCTGGGCCACCTGCCCGATCACCGAAAACGGCGTGGTGCGGATCATTGCCCAACCGGCTTACCCCAATGCGCAACCGGCGGCCCTGGTGGCCGCACGCCTGGCGGAGGCCTGCAGCCACTCCAGCCATATGTTCTGGCCGGAGCCGATCAGCCTGCTGCAGGAGGGATTGATCCGCTGGGAGCGGCTGCTGGGCCCGCGCCAGATCACCGATGCCTACCTGCTGGCCCTGGCCGCCAGCCAGGGCGGCCGCTTCGCCAGCTTCGATCAGCGCATCACTCTTGAAGTGGTGCCCAGCGCCGAGGCCCACCATCTCTGCCTGATTCCGTGCAGCTGA